The Trichosurus vulpecula isolate mTriVul1 chromosome 4, mTriVul1.pri, whole genome shotgun sequence genome contains a region encoding:
- the LOC118848694 gene encoding serum amyloid P-component-like, which yields MKRILSGALVLYSLLGAIAQTDMTGKVFVFPKESLVHHVLLIPQMKKPLQNFTVCLRAYTDLTRSFSLFSYATRENHNELLLFRPRVGEYDLYIGNEKVSFKVNDDLSFPVHFCVSWESATGIAELWINDKPLVRKGLKKGYSVGAQAKIVLGQEQDSFGGSFESSQSFVGEIGEVHMWDFVLSPHQVHSLYKRETLSANILDWGALNYEIKGYVVIKPQLLS from the exons ATGAAGAGAATCTTGTCTGGTGCTTTGGTCCTTTACAGTCTCTTAGGAGCTATTGCTCAGACAG ACATGACAGGGAAGGTGTTTGTATTCCCTAAAGAATCATTGGTACACCATGTTCTCCTAATTCCCCAGATGAAGAAGCCACTGCAGAATTTCACTGTGTGCCTGCGTGCCTACACTGACCTCACCCGTTCCTTCAGTCTGTTCTCCTATGCCACCAGAGAAAATCACAATGAACTCCTACTATTCAGGCCCAGAGTTGGGGAGTATGATCTGTACATTGGGAATGAAAAAGTTTCTTTTAAGGTCAATGATGACCTTTCTTTCCCAGTCCATTTTTGTGTAAGCTGGGAGTCAGCTACAGGCATAGCTGAACTGTGGATAAATGATAAGCCCCTAGTGAGAAAGGGCCTGAAGAAGGGGTATTCAGTGGGAGCACAGGCAAAGATTGTCCTGGGGCAAGAGCAAGATTCCTTTGGGGGAAGTTTTGAGAGCAGTCAGTCCTTTGTGGGAGAAATTGGAGAAGTTCACATGTGGGATTTTGTACTTTCTCCACACCAGGTTCATTCTTTGTACAAACGTGAGACCTTGAGTGCCAATATTCTAGATTGGGGAGCATTGAATTATGAGATAAAAGGTTATGTGGTCATCAAACCCCAGCTGTTGTCCTGA